From a region of the Gossypium raimondii isolate GPD5lz chromosome 10, ASM2569854v1, whole genome shotgun sequence genome:
- the LOC128033942 gene encoding serine/threonine-protein phosphatase 7 long form homolog yields the protein MCGATKPRRAKIGGCLSLLQSWARFRFPFLRPRVNHPYTFPLVTRWNHPVSYRGIPTELEDIRLLLEQRSEAEFQWTPYEDPAVRAVIPEEFLQNPNAWHVKVLLINYATVEPHQTDRVLRQFGCRQPIPADPEEFDEHHKIDLRLLGTDWPLYWSVYTEMWENRNEYLPTREPIIVPELACVPEYMPWFRAHGKPYLLTPEERRRQIRVGRERRGPQNPRGQNYEGSPSTRPRHSPGSSSATMQSPSPTRAPTQSPGAAIQQMIPTHSPFPMMPGMFPSPYMYPNPYMYPFPNPMAG from the exons atgtgcggggcgaccaaaccgaggagagcaaaaatcggaggttgcctgtcactactacaatcatgggcacggtttcgctttccatttctacgtcctcgagtgaaccacccatatacattcccactcgtaacgag gtggaaccatccggtaAGTTATCGTGGAATACCGactgaacttgaagatatacggcttctattggagcaacgctcggaagcagaa tttcaatggacaccatacgaggatccggcagtccgggcagtaatcccggaagagtttttacaaaatccgaatgcttggcacgtgaaagtattgttgatcaactatgcaaccgtggagccccaccagacagacagagtcctacgacagtttggatgtagacaaccaaTCCCTGCGGACCCTGAGGAGTTTGAcgagcaccacaaaatcgaccttcggctattaggtacggattggccGTTGTACTGGTCAGTGTACAcagaaatgtgggaaaatcggaatgaatatctacctactcgggaaccaatcatcgttcccgagttagcgtgcgttccagaatacatgccatggtttagggcccatgggaagccatatttacttACGCCGGAGGAGAGGCggcggcaaatacgtgtcggaagggaaaggcgcgggcctcAAAATCCAAGGGGACAAAACTACGAgggcagcccctcaacgaggcccagacattcacctgGTTCATCATCAGCGACTATGCAATCACCgtccccaacgagagcaccaACGCAGTCACCTGGcgcagcaattcaacagatgatacccacgcattcacctttccctatgatgccaggtatgtttcctagcccttatatgtaccctaacccgtacatgtatccttttccgaatcCTATGGCAGGTTAG